In Candidatus Dependentiae bacterium, the sequence TTCATTAGCACACATGTCAGATTGTAAATCTCTGGTTTTGTGGATTAGTGGTCTTTCTGTAGGTAGCAGTATTGGCTGGCTTTTGCAACGTCATACGTCTATTAGTATAGATAAAAAAAAAGGGTTGGTGACTTTACCAGGTAATAGCTTAATGCTTGTACTAATTTTAGTTATTTTTTCTATTAAGTATTTTTTTGGTTATGTACAAGCAACAAATGCTTTATCACAGTATACCTGTTTACTTGCTAATTTAAATACTCTTGTATCGGTCACTATCACAGGTATACTTGTCGGGAGAGTTGCCTGTATATATTATAAATATAAAAGACTCTCAACATTTTAAAATACTTTTACTCTTGAACTTGCTCAGTCATACAAATAGGGCACGTGTTTTTCTTTTGTAACCATTCTCGTAAACAGTGCACATGAAACGGGTGCATACAAATAGTATATTCTATAGTTGTTAAGTCATCCATTGGTTCTAAGCAAATAGGACATTCTATAATATTGCCATCGTCAGAAAGGGGCAAACGAGAATAAGTTCTACGTAACCTGTCTCCACCACCATTTGAATTTGAGTTGCTATTAGAGTCCGAGCTTGATAGTAAGTTGCTTAATCTCTCTCTTAACTTGCTAGGACTATTCATAAACG encodes:
- a CDS encoding E3 ubiquitin protein ligase: FMNSPSKLRERLSNLLSSSDSNSNSNSNGGGDRLRRTYSRLPLSDDGNIIECPICLEPMDDLTTIEYTICMHPFHVHCLREWLQKKNTCPICMTEQVQE